A window from Herbaspirillum sp. meg3 encodes these proteins:
- a CDS encoding IpaD/SipD/SspD family type III secretion system needle tip protein: MEIKQAQLPLAMPATTMDDAGKAARNAATAQEAPVTVSADGSEAMQEALLNAARDMHDAQSARYQAHEEANAQAKRALGLDGGGVDGGKLDALQEALAAAALSEKLDGGREKAAAETFLNLLRNATDSKAADAGGADNHGAGETPAISPYAARSLPSPYSASDNGSKSGNNLGDIWKELAEMIGKSEKGDVADYGAALDQYTKLYQAISDILAKFGTWVRADDDNYMRVDFAALKQALTELLNKYENPTQDQVIAGKAPTGGIKEDEAKAICEKLGLDPKECCHKNGDGTYCVIPDMSQIKKMIAGLPASSDNHKISIASYNAWKAGFDSQMSRIEDSLQTRGQKYSNTYSRFENFHKTISSIIQSMADMLRQFLQF, from the coding sequence ATGGAAATCAAACAAGCACAATTGCCGCTGGCCATGCCGGCGACCACGATGGACGACGCCGGCAAAGCTGCACGCAACGCCGCCACTGCGCAGGAGGCGCCGGTCACCGTTTCCGCAGACGGTTCGGAAGCGATGCAGGAAGCCTTGCTGAATGCCGCGCGCGATATGCACGATGCGCAAAGCGCGCGTTACCAGGCGCATGAGGAGGCGAACGCGCAGGCCAAGCGCGCGCTGGGCCTAGACGGGGGCGGGGTCGACGGCGGCAAGCTGGATGCGTTGCAAGAGGCGCTGGCTGCGGCAGCGCTCAGCGAGAAGCTGGATGGCGGACGCGAGAAAGCGGCCGCAGAGACGTTTTTGAATCTGCTGCGCAATGCTACAGATAGCAAGGCGGCTGACGCGGGCGGCGCAGACAATCACGGCGCTGGCGAGACACCCGCTATTTCTCCGTATGCTGCCCGCAGCCTGCCATCGCCTTATAGCGCGAGCGACAACGGCAGCAAGTCAGGCAACAATCTTGGCGATATCTGGAAAGAGCTGGCGGAGATGATCGGGAAGTCGGAGAAAGGCGATGTCGCCGACTACGGCGCGGCACTAGACCAGTACACCAAGCTGTACCAGGCCATCTCCGACATTCTGGCCAAGTTCGGCACGTGGGTTCGCGCCGACGACGACAATTACATGCGGGTGGATTTTGCGGCGCTGAAGCAGGCGCTGACAGAATTGCTGAACAAATATGAGAATCCGACCCAGGATCAGGTCATTGCCGGCAAGGCGCCCACCGGCGGTATCAAGGAAGACGAAGCCAAGGCAATTTGCGAGAAGCTCGGCCTGGATCCGAAAGAATGCTGTCACAAGAATGGCGACGGCACCTATTGCGTCATTCCCGACATGAGCCAGATCAAGAAGATGATCGCCGGATTGCCGGCCAGCAGCGACAACCACAAGATCTCCATCGCTTCCTACAACGCCTGGAAAGCCGGTTTCGATTCGCAGATGAGCCGCATCGAAGATTCCCTGCAGACACGCGGACAGAAGTACAGCAATACGTACAGCCGTTTTGAAAACTTCCACAAAACCATCAGCTCGATCATTCAGTCGATGGCGGACATGTTGCGGCAGTTCCTGCAATTTTAA